Proteins encoded within one genomic window of Humulus lupulus chromosome 1, drHumLupu1.1, whole genome shotgun sequence:
- the LOC133792665 gene encoding uncharacterized protein LOC133792665 isoform X2, which yields MVQQTVDSKVREYGMGTSETEFSTGEKQLPVAVKKTVLRDLQNDNRVRVPNSIEKSPLLKDTSPLTSTIKLSGTKRDSPECPESPSQHRSPNSNFTNGHLVYVRRKSEAEVGKSSICDSTNTNANGFQSRPLGQQKEIVQPIPQIKNPEVSCFPAHSPIAMTSSMIPSRKPSVPLPQKSGMQLASKESNDLIVSDTPSSGNLKALRNLNWEERYCQLHSLLNKLDQSQQVDYLKMLWSLSSVELNRHAVELEKRSIQLSLEEAKEFQRVQVLNVLGKPSVSPSTHQHQPEKRV from the exons ATGGTTCAACAAACAGTAGATTCCAAAGTTAGGGAATATGGGATGGGCACTTCGGAAACTGAGTTTTCTACTGGTGAAAAGCAGTTGCCAGTTGCTGTAAAGAAGACTGTGTTGAGAGATTTGCAAAACGATAATAGAGTCAGGGTGCCCAACTCTATCGAAAAATCTCCTCTGTTAAAGGATACAAGTCCTTTAACCAGTACCATTAAACTTTCTGGCACCAAGAGAGACTCACCTGAGTGCCCAGAAAGCCCTTCTCAACACCGGTCTCCAAACAGTAACTTCACAAATGGGCACCTTGTCTATGTCCGTAGAAAATCAGAGGCAGAGGTAGGCAAGAGCAGCATCTGTGATAGCACAAACACCAATGCTAATGGTTTTCAATCAAGGCCACTTGGCCAGCAGAAGGAAATCGTCCAACCTATACCACAAATTAAAAACCCAGAAGTATCTTGTTTTCCTGCACATTCTCCTATTGCAATGACATCATCCATGATCCCCTCTAGAAAACCTTCTGTTCCTCTTCCGCAAAAGTCTGGTATGCAGTTAGCATCCAAAGAATCCAATGACCTCATTGTTTCTGATACACCTTCATCAGGTAATTTAAAAGCACTAAGAAATTTGAACTGGGAGGAGCGATATTGTCAGTTGCATTCGTTGTTGAACAAATTGGACCAATCACAGCAAGTTGACTATCTTAAAA TGCTTTGGTCACTCTCCTCAGTGGAGCTAAATAGACATGCGGTTGAGTTGGAAAAGAGGTCAATTCAGCTATCACTCGAAGAAG CAAAAGAGTTTCAGCGGGTTCAGGTTCTTAATGTTCTAGGAAAACCATCTGTATCACCCTCAACTCATCAACACCAACCGGAGAAGCGAGTTTAG
- the LOC133792665 gene encoding uncharacterized protein LOC133792665 isoform X3 has protein sequence MVQQTVDSKVREYGMGTSETEFSTGEKQLPVAVKKTVLRDLQNDNRVRVPNSIEKSPLLKDTSPLTSTIKLSGTKRDSPECPESPSQHRSPNSNFTNGHLVYVRRKSEAEVGKSSICDSTNTNANGFQSRPLGQQKEIVQPIPQIKNPEVSCFPAHSPIAMTSSMIPSRKPSVPLPQKSGMQLASKESNDLIVSDTPSSGNLKALRNLNWEERYCQLHSLLNKLDQSQQVDYLKMLWSLSSVELNRHAVELEKRSIQLSLEEAITTEGHVPDPMLTSLSS, from the exons ATGGTTCAACAAACAGTAGATTCCAAAGTTAGGGAATATGGGATGGGCACTTCGGAAACTGAGTTTTCTACTGGTGAAAAGCAGTTGCCAGTTGCTGTAAAGAAGACTGTGTTGAGAGATTTGCAAAACGATAATAGAGTCAGGGTGCCCAACTCTATCGAAAAATCTCCTCTGTTAAAGGATACAAGTCCTTTAACCAGTACCATTAAACTTTCTGGCACCAAGAGAGACTCACCTGAGTGCCCAGAAAGCCCTTCTCAACACCGGTCTCCAAACAGTAACTTCACAAATGGGCACCTTGTCTATGTCCGTAGAAAATCAGAGGCAGAGGTAGGCAAGAGCAGCATCTGTGATAGCACAAACACCAATGCTAATGGTTTTCAATCAAGGCCACTTGGCCAGCAGAAGGAAATCGTCCAACCTATACCACAAATTAAAAACCCAGAAGTATCTTGTTTTCCTGCACATTCTCCTATTGCAATGACATCATCCATGATCCCCTCTAGAAAACCTTCTGTTCCTCTTCCGCAAAAGTCTGGTATGCAGTTAGCATCCAAAGAATCCAATGACCTCATTGTTTCTGATACACCTTCATCAGGTAATTTAAAAGCACTAAGAAATTTGAACTGGGAGGAGCGATATTGTCAGTTGCATTCGTTGTTGAACAAATTGGACCAATCACAGCAAGTTGACTATCTTAAAA TGCTTTGGTCACTCTCCTCAGTGGAGCTAAATAGACATGCGGTTGAGTTGGAAAAGAGGTCAATTCAGCTATCACTCGAAGAAG CAATAACTACAGAAGGCCATGTTCCTGATCCTATGTTAACTTCTTTGAGCAGTTAA
- the LOC133792665 gene encoding uncharacterized protein LOC133792665 isoform X1: MVQQTVDSKVREYGMGTSETEFSTGEKQLPVAVKKTVLRDLQNDNRVRVPNSIEKSPLLKDTSPLTSTIKLSGTKRDSPECPESPSQHRSPNSNFTNGHLVYVRRKSEAEVGKSSICDSTNTNANGFQSRPLGQQKEIVQPIPQIKNPEVSCFPAHSPIAMTSSMIPSRKPSVPLPQKSGMQLASKESNDLIVSDTPSSGNLKALRNLNWEERYCQLHSLLNKLDQSQQVDYLKMLWSLSSVELNRHAVELEKRSIQLSLEEAKYINRGLKPSIWTYSLRRINSFYFNLLFLSNNYRRPCS; the protein is encoded by the exons ATGGTTCAACAAACAGTAGATTCCAAAGTTAGGGAATATGGGATGGGCACTTCGGAAACTGAGTTTTCTACTGGTGAAAAGCAGTTGCCAGTTGCTGTAAAGAAGACTGTGTTGAGAGATTTGCAAAACGATAATAGAGTCAGGGTGCCCAACTCTATCGAAAAATCTCCTCTGTTAAAGGATACAAGTCCTTTAACCAGTACCATTAAACTTTCTGGCACCAAGAGAGACTCACCTGAGTGCCCAGAAAGCCCTTCTCAACACCGGTCTCCAAACAGTAACTTCACAAATGGGCACCTTGTCTATGTCCGTAGAAAATCAGAGGCAGAGGTAGGCAAGAGCAGCATCTGTGATAGCACAAACACCAATGCTAATGGTTTTCAATCAAGGCCACTTGGCCAGCAGAAGGAAATCGTCCAACCTATACCACAAATTAAAAACCCAGAAGTATCTTGTTTTCCTGCACATTCTCCTATTGCAATGACATCATCCATGATCCCCTCTAGAAAACCTTCTGTTCCTCTTCCGCAAAAGTCTGGTATGCAGTTAGCATCCAAAGAATCCAATGACCTCATTGTTTCTGATACACCTTCATCAGGTAATTTAAAAGCACTAAGAAATTTGAACTGGGAGGAGCGATATTGTCAGTTGCATTCGTTGTTGAACAAATTGGACCAATCACAGCAAGTTGACTATCTTAAAA TGCTTTGGTCACTCTCCTCAGTGGAGCTAAATAGACATGCGGTTGAGTTGGAAAAGAGGTCAATTCAGCTATCACTCGAAGAAG CTAAATACATTAATAGAGGCCTGAAACCTTCCATTTGGACTTACTCTCTCCGTAGAATCAATAGCTTTTATTTCAATTTGTTATTTCTCAGCAATAACTACAGAAGGCCATGTTCCTGA